A window of Gambusia affinis linkage group LG03, SWU_Gaff_1.0, whole genome shotgun sequence genomic DNA:
AGCCATTTAAAATTGAATTCAACTAATTTTTAATAAAcgtttaaaaacaagacaataagTAACTTTAAATCCCTCaaaaacttatattttttttcttcaagacaaaaaagaataagaagaaTGTGTTTGGATATGCGTAAAGTGATGAAGGgggaaataaactttaaataatctcAAAAAGTCTTAGGGCCTCTGAGTTTGTAACATTGATTTCCACCACACCCAGTTTGTCAGACATTAAGTTTACAAAATACCAACTGGACAAGGTCACTGTTGTTTTGACCTACACCCTAAGTTAAATCCAACATAACATATAATAACCTTACTCTCTCCTGCTTTAACgctatattttataaacagattttaagcGTAAAAGAGAAAGGAACCTGGCCTAACGTTACATGCCAAACTTTAGCATGCAACAGTTGTTACCCGACCGGTGTCGTGTTCCCAACTCGGCTTCCACAGACTCTCCAGCGAGCTCTTTTCCACAAACTCCACATAAGCTAAAGTTTTCGgttcaaaattacttttaacgGGCGTGCCGCGTCTTACCTGCACGGTATTCTGAGGTATAGTTAATCAACGGGAGCCTTTACGCTGTTGCTACTATCCCAGCCCAGGAAGGGGAACCCGGAAACTGCTTCCCTAAGTCCGCCCTCCTCCAACCAACAAGCTGCTGGTCAACTGCTGTCCCGTGGCGTAACTGCCGCCATTACGGCTCAGAAGAGTGGGCGGCTCAGCCATTAATGTTCTGATACATTAGACCCAATATGGCGGACACAGAATTTTAGTCACTTTAATCGTCTGTTTTTCCAATGTCTCTAACCGTTAAAGCCATTTCTGATTAGTTGTAGGTAGCGTCCAAAATGTCACagtaaaaaacatgttttatcatggaaaataataataaaacattatcatTATTTGATAATAACGTTATtatcattaatattattaatgttgttaatacacacacacacacacacacacacaataataataataataataataataatacatattaattattattattattattattaatattattaattattaacattattaattaattattaatatgtgtgtattattatatattacataatattattatgttataataaatacaatatattgAAATTCAAATTGGGCATGTAGAGCAACACAAGGGTATGGAAGCCCGTTTCCGCCACTCTTGTAAAACAATTCTCATTATGAGATAGTTATCACTTTATACTGACATAGTATAGCATTATAATGTGATATCATGAGGTAGTAATCTCATTATGTtgagatactatctcattattatgaggtgttttttttagtcaCAGTGGCTGAATCAGGTTCCTATTGATGGTTTATGTCAGgattgctgtttttcttttagaattaaGTTATCACTTTATACTGACATAGTATAGCATTATAATGTGATATCATGAGGTAGTAATCTCATTATGTtgagatactatctcattattatgaggtgttttttttagtcaCAGTGGCTGAATCAGGTTCCTATTGATGGTTTATGTCAGgattgctgttttttctttttagaatttggttggttggttggttggttggttggttggttggttggttggttggttggttggttggttggttggttggttggttggttggttggttggttggttggttggttggttggttggttggttggttggttagcGTATGTTGAGTGCATATGTGTAGTACTTATTGAAAAACTGTCACAAATTAAGACGTGattatttattagcttttttatAATGAATTTGAATAAGCTTTAATCCATgagacacatttatttatttaatctgtttcttACACAAAGATAATGAGTAAataatgtaactttttctttaCCAGTTCATGTAATGCACTGAACTTGCCTGCACTGTAAATAGTCTGGATCACTGGAAtgtatttgatttaataaaatgagTACAAAAATAGTTTGAATCTTTGACTGGACTGACTTTGGAATCTGTTTATCGGCTAAGATTGTGTGCATAAACAAAGAATTTGACTTCAGTTTCATGCATTTACAGCTCACATAAATATACAAACTTTAGATTTAAGTAGAGAATGGGGATTACTCCAATTTATTgacatgtatttatgttttgctaAAGCTGACAGCCTTCCCAGATCAGCTGTTTCTGTTCATTACATTTCAGCTGTTCTCTTTAATTGACCTCAAGTTCTGTCCAGTAAAACTctgcttaaaatttaaaatgttattcttttTGTGCAAGCAGAATTTAAATCACTGAACCGTGTGTCAAACCAGATATGAAAATTGTCTTTCGCTGGCATGTGTGGCACAGACATATTAAGCCTCCATGTCTGAAAAATCAATAATCCACTGTTTCAAAGCTGcttaaaaaaacagctaaaacttCCCGACAGCCAGGCTCCCCCTCTTCTTATAAGCCATCACTCCcccacaccaccaccaccacctatTCACTGGAAATAACAGTTCAAACGCACAATGCGCTCTGGACCGCTCTATTCAGTCGCTCAACTTCCCCTCATTTTCATTGGTCCCCAGAGGATGCGGCCGCAGCGGATTGGAGGAAAGTTTCTGGTTGGGTTTTCACACCCCCACCTCGCAGATATCCGTGGTCTGGTGCTTCTGTGTTTCCAGTTGTTTTCACATCCACTCAGAGACTCGGCGCAGCTGCTGTATATCTCTATGTGAATGTAGAGACTGCTGTGCAACTAACGCGTAAAGCTACACAGGAGTGGAACCGTTCAGAGCTTGCTGGAGAAACACGGAGAATTTGATCAACTTTAGAAAGAACAGACAGAAGAAAGAAGAGTGAAAATGGTGTCGGCCGGACTGGAGATCTTGGGTCTTTCTTTGTGCGTAATTGGCTCGCTCCTGGTCATGGTTGCGTGCGGGCTTCCCATGTGGAAGGTGACGGCGTTCATCGACGCCAACATTGTGGTGGCGCAGACGATGTGGGACGGTCTGTGGATGACCTGCGTGGTGCAGAGCACCGGCCAGATGCAGTGCAAGGTGCACGACTCCGTCCTCGCTCTGGCCCACGATCTGCAGGCGGCCAGAGCGCTCACCATCATCTCCTCCGTGATGGGAGTGCTGGGTCTCATGGTGGTGATCGCGGGGGCGCAGTGCACCAACTGCATCCGCACAGAGTACGTGAAAGCCCGGGTGGTGAACGCCGGTGGGATCATCTACATCATCAGCGGCCTGTTTGTGCTGGTTCCTCTTTGCTGGATGGCCAACAACATCATATCGGACTTCTACAATCCGCAGGTGCCTCCATCCACGAAAAGGGAAATCGGCGCTGCGCTCTACATCGGCTGGGCGGCCGCGGCGCTGCTGCTGATCGGGGGAACGCTTCTTTGCTGCTCCTGTCCCTCCAGTGGAAACTCGGGATACTCTGTAAAATATGCGCCGACCAAGAGAGCCTCGCAGAACGGGGACTACGACAAGAGGAATTATGTGTAGCTGCCTGCATGGCGCGAAGCAGACGGTGCGTAAAAGAGACTTGCAGctttgaaaaaactgttttttacgGACCTTGTTTTTGCACCTccaacttttttatatataaatttgaACTTTGAAATCAGCGGAAGGCTCTCTGGTCCTTCAATATTCTCGGGCCGCATTTCTACACGCTTTTGTGTCTActggagatttattttaaaaagactatCGACAATATACGGAGCCCCTACCGGAACattggtggaaaaaataaaaaatagacgtttgttttacttttttt
This region includes:
- the cldn5a gene encoding claudin 5a; translation: MVSAGLEILGLSLCVIGSLLVMVACGLPMWKVTAFIDANIVVAQTMWDGLWMTCVVQSTGQMQCKVHDSVLALAHDLQAARALTIISSVMGVLGLMVVIAGAQCTNCIRTEYVKARVVNAGGIIYIISGLFVLVPLCWMANNIISDFYNPQVPPSTKREIGAALYIGWAAAALLLIGGTLLCCSCPSSGNSGYSVKYAPTKRASQNGDYDKRNYV